A genomic region of Zalophus californianus isolate mZalCal1 chromosome 1, mZalCal1.pri.v2, whole genome shotgun sequence contains the following coding sequences:
- the GLYCTK gene encoding glycerate kinase, with amino-acid sequence MAAVLQVLPCVARAPLRPLLSGGPVVRQASGMALAEQAQQLFESTVGAVLPGPMLHRALSLDPGSGLLKVRDRSFQLRQNLHLVGFGKAVLGMAAAAEELLGQHLVQGVISVPKGIRAAMERAGKQEMLLKPHSRVQVFEGAEDNLPDRDALRAALAIRQLAEGLTADDLLLVLISGGGSALLPAPIPPVTLEEKQTLTKLLAARGANIQELNTIRKALSQLKGGGLAQAAYPAQVVSLILSDVVGDPVEVIASGPTVASVHNVQDCLHILNRYGLRAALPRSVKTVLARADSDPHGPHTCGHVLNVIIGSNVLALAEAQRRAEALGYRAVVLSAAIQGDVKSVARFYGLLAQVAGAHLTPPGTAASMEQEEQLHELAAELQLPDLRLKEALETVVGAGGPVCLLAGGEPTVQLQGSGKGGRNQELALRVGAELGRWPPGPVDVLFLSGGTDGQDGPTEAAGAWVVPELASQAAAEGLDVASFLSCSDSHTFFRCFHGGVHLLHTGLTGTNVMDAHLLLLRPR; translated from the exons ATGGCTGCAGTCCTGCAGGTTCTGCCCTGCGTGGCCCGAGCCCCCTTGCGCCCGCTCCTCTCGGGGGGCCCAGTGGTCCGGCAGGCCAGTGGCATGGCCCTGGCAGAGCAGGCTCAGCAGCTCTTCGAGAGCACTGTGGGTGCTGTGCTCCCAGGCCCCATGCTGCACCGGGCACTGTCCTTGGATCCCGGCAGCGGGCTGCTGAAGGTGCGGGATCGGAGCTTTCAGCTGCGGCAAAACCTCCACCTGGTGGGCTTTGGCAAGGCTGTGCTGGGCATGGCCGCTGCAGCTGAGGAGCTCCTGGGCCAGCATCTCGTGCAGGGTGTGATCAGCGTGCCCAAGGGGATCCGGGCTGCCATGGAGCGTGCTGGCAAGCA ggAGATGCTGCTGAAGCCACATAGCCGTGTCCAGGTATTCGAGGGTGCAGAGGACAACCTGCCAGACCGTGATGCACTTCGGGCTGCACTGGCCATCCGGCAGCTGGCTGAAGGTCTCACAGCGGACGATCTGCTGCTTGTACTCATCTCAG GTGGGGGCTCAGCCTTGCTGCCCGCGCCTATCCCCCCCGTGACACTGGAGGAAAAGCAGACACTCACCAAGCTGCTGGCAGCCCGCGGGGCCAACATCCAGGAGCTGAACACCATCCGGAAAGCGCTGTCTCAGCTCAAGGGTGGGGGGCTGGCGCAGGCCGCCTACCCTGCCCAG GTGGTGAGCCTGATTCTGTCAGATGTGGTGGGGGACCCAGTGGAGGTGATTGCCAGCGGCCCCACGGTGGCCAGCGTCCACAACGTGCAAGATTGCCTGCACATCCTCAATCGCTATGGCCTTCGTGCAGCCCTGCCACGTTCTGTGAAGACTGTGCTGGCTCGGGCTGACTCTGACCCTCACGGGCCACACACCTGTGGCCACGTGCTCAACGTGATCATCGGCTCCAACGTACTGGCACTGGCTGAGGCCCAGCGGCGGGCCGAGGCACTGGGGTACCGGGCCGTGGTGCTGAGCGCAGCCATACAGGGCGATGTGAAAAGCGTGGCCCGGTTCTACGGTCTGCTCGCCCAAGTGGCTGGAGCCCACCTCACCCCGCCTGGGACTGCAGCCTCCATGGAGCAGGAGGAACAACTCCACGAGCTGGCAGCTGAGCTCCAGCTCCCGGACCTGCGGCTAAAGGAGGCTCTGGAGAccgtggtgggggctgggggccccgTCTGCCTACTGGCTGGTGGCGAGCCCACTGTGCAGTTGCAGGGCTCGGGAAAGGGTGGCCGGAACCAGGAACTGGCTCTGCGTGTTGGAGCAGAGCTGGGACGGTGGCCACCGGGGCCTGTAGATGTGCTGTTTTTGAGTGGTGGCACCGATGGGCAGGATGGGCCCACGGAGGCAGCCGGGGCGTGGGTCGTGCCTGAGCTTGCCAGCCAGGCTGCCGCTGAGGGCCTGGACGTGGCCTCTTTCCTATCCTGCAGTGACTCACATACCTTCTTCCGCTGCTTCCACGGCGGGGTGCACCTGCTGCACACAGGGCTGACTGGCACCAACGTCATGGACGCCCACCTCCTGTTGCTGCGGCCGCGGTGA